GATGCAGAGATAGCAAAGGTGTCAATGGGTGAGCAGAAAGGAATCCAAACAAGTCTCCCCGAATATCAATCTGAGAAaagcggaaaaaaaaatcagctttACTTATTAATTGCCCAAATACAAAAGTTAGAAACCGACACAATGACTCAGCCGCTGCAAAGAAAACACAACAATACCAGCTCAAAGATTACTAATGAAAATGTAGGGTTAGCAATGGGCATGCCTTGGTGGGAGAGAGGAGGATCAAGGTGATCAAAAGTTTAGTTAAAGGTGGACTGGAAGCCAAATTATCAGAATCCAAATCCAATAAGATCTATCAGGAGTACATAGTTAAAATCAGCATCTTCAATTAGAAGGTCGATATTGTGAAAGCGTTCTGATCAATTGATGCTCCAAAAAGTTATCCTACCCACTCTTCAGCAGGACCATCAGGGCTTTAATCCAGAAAAATTTTGCTCCCAACGTATCAAGCGTAGTCATCATTGTTTCTTCAAAATTAAGTAATATTTTTCCGTAATAGGGTAAAGAAGCACAAATCACAAAAGTCTTACCTGATGAAAGCCAGGTTCATGCGTTAAAACTACGCCAAGCTCCACCAAGCAAGAGAAAACCCTAGCATCACTCCCATAGAGATGGGAGTACCTCACCAGACACGAATCCAAAACCCTCGCCAAAACCTTAGCGAGCGGATAGCTAATCGCGAAACCTCCACCACCAAATGCCATATCGAACGAATTCTTGGAGTTCTGCTCGAAGCTCTCCGAATTACTCCCAACATAAAACCACCGATTATGATCATACTTGGACAACGTCTTCCCCAAATTATCAGCAAAGAACACCGTATCGTCGTCCCCAAACACGAACCACCGCACATCCGACAGGTTTTGGTTAACAATCTCCGACACGATACGTGCCACGCGGATCGCCGACCGAAGACCACTTTTGAAAGTGTAAGGAAATCGAGAAGTGTCTCCAGAGACAAGCAAGATAGGAAGGGAATTAGAATCCAACTTCGAATTCAAATCCGAACTGGCATTATCAGCTTTCTGTGGGATACGGTCGAGAAATACGAAACCACGCATGGATTGGGGTTTCCACCAGAGGCGAACGTACTCTTGACGCTTCTGCCATGAATTCGAGGATGAAGCGATGCCGAAGACGAGGTGGTTGATCGAAGTAGGCGACTGAGATGACGATGGATGCTGTGGAGTGTCTCGTATGAGAACGGGGGGCATACAAATACGGTTACGATAATCGACGAGAAGGTAGAAGAtacagagagaggagaggagtaAGAGAAAGGTTTTGAAGCGAGGtgaggttagggttttgaaatcGATCGGCATTTTCCTCCTCCCTTTCCGGCGAGGAGAGAGTGACCGGCGGTGACTGCTGTGTGTAAATGAAGTGCAGACCGAGCTGATTGCTCGCATAAGGTAATTGATGAAAATGGAAGAAGGCATATTAAGGCAACATTCTCAAATCCAAGGAAAGGTCCCAATTCCCAAGCAACATGGATCTCAACTAAGAACAATGAACTTAATGacctaaggctgtgtttggtagtttGGAGTCATTTGGAACACCTCTGTCTGGAATACATTCTTGATTTTAAGATGGAAAATTGTGTTTAATATTTGCATTCGCATTCTTGAAAATGAATTCATTCCCCACCCCNNNNNNNNNNNNNNNNNNNNNNNNNNNNNNNNNNNNNNNNNNNNNNNNNNNNNNNNNNNNNNNNNNNNNNNNNNNNNNNNNNNNNNNNNNNNNNNNtttatattttctttttagacTTCATAacccattatttttcttttctttttttaattccttctgCTTAtgccttcttctcccttctttaaTTCCTCAGCCAAACCTAACCCAACTCAATCCCTTTGTGGAAGcgggattttttttcctattttggtaGAGAAAGTGGGATTCAATCCTTGGAATTTAGCAGTAGTTTTCAAGAGCTCCATATTACGTAGGGATGCACATTTCAATTGAAATCTATTATTATATGGATATTTGTAATATGGTCAATAAAAGATGTCATTACCTACAATTTGTCACATATTTTACCATAAAAGAGTCATTGCCAATTGCTTATCTACGTATTATTCTTCATATTTTTCATCAATTCTCTTTCCTTCAaacacttagggcccgtttggtatcgtttctgttctaaaaacgccgtttcgtgttaaaaacgaaaatttcagtttctgtgtcaaaatacagtttttaaacgaaaaaatggtgtttcaaaatttcagatttttatcgaaaaatttgttttttttttttggtaaaatggaacgaaactgggaagacggaactccaaaatggagttcggtccaatctcgttttttcagtttttttttttcactttttgttccaaaaaaacagaaacagaccatCAGTGCActaaacagaagattccgttttttcgtttcaatagaacgaaaaaactccagaaacgtttttttagaacgataccaaacggagccttagtaaCCTTACAAATTGATTTCAAGACATTTGAAAAAGTCTACGTACACTTTTAGTATGTGTATAATGTTGTGATATCTCAAAATCCAAAAATGGCTCGTTAATGGACATGTATGAACACATTGTTAATCAATTGAGGTGTtacttcatcctcttcttcacccAAGATACTTTCTATCCAGATTGTTATACTAATAAATAGCATAACATCCTCAATGACTTTTAATTCTTGATAAAGCATAATTATCTTTTCAAATACTttacccaaaaatatatatatatatatatcttcaaATAGcgtttcaaaatattatttaatgAATAATGATCAAATAGATAATGTGAATCAAAGCgatacaagaaaaaataaaaactagaacCACATAAGACTAAGTCCACAGTTAATTGCATTAAATAATCATTTAATCACAGTGGGTAAAAAAAGACCATCGAACTACAATCAATAGTTGTTTTCCCCATATCAAAACCATCAAACTGTATACTCCTATCAACCATATATCATACTAGTTCCATCACAACAGAATATAACTACATGACATTTTCAAAAACTCGGGCCTTACCCCTTTAGGTTAAGTACTTTTCGTAACCAAGCAAATCGAATAGAAGGAttcattttcagaaaaaattctctctttgtGGGATCCTCCAACAACATCATGGCATCCAGATACATATCACTCCCCATAGATACCTCCTCCATTTCATCTAATATCTTCAAAGCATCAGACACAGATCCACTTACACTTGAAGTAGCAGTTAAAGCATTCATCCGAATATTTGCCATTTCTCCCAAAGAGGACAAGGGGATAGTCATATTTTCAGATGAGGGTGCATGAGTTGTCTTTCTTGACTTCCGTTTCCCCGAAGTAGAAacctttttttgcttctttggtGCACTATATATCTCCTCGGGTACATAttcatcgtcatcatccaatGTATTCATTATTGACGATTTTGACACTCCTCTTTTTGGTTGTGACTCCGCAATATTTTCATTGAATTCTGTTACTGGAACTTCATAGACAATACTCTTTTTATGGGTACTactcttttcatcttcttttggaCACATTGCATCCTTTCCTTCAACATCGGTTCCCTTAAAAAGCTCATCCAATTCCTCCTCAAACTTTAGCGGGCCCTTCAAAAATTGTACAGCTTGCTTATGCTTCTGTTAAGATAATAATTCAGTTTTAAGCACATTGACATGATAAtcataaattataaaatattctaagaaaaatagaagaaaatcaacTATTACCGCTTTGAAGTCATTCCAATGTTGTTTGGTTGGTGGGTTGACTTTCTGTGTCTGGTGACACCATCCCCATCCACTATTATTAGTCAATAATACTTTCCATGTGATCCATGCACTTCTCAATGCCCTATAACAGTTTTTAATTGCTAGCATATCATAATTGGTTTGCTTTGATGCATTAAACTGCTTTAAAATGATATCCCAAGCATCCCTACTAAAACTAGTGTTGATTTTGCCTCCTTTACGAGCCTGCTCCAATAAGATGCCAATAAAATGTTTCTTGCGATCATCTGTCCAAAATGCTGGCTCTTTGACAATTTCCTTCCCTGtctccatctttctttttctacaaGCATTCTCATTTGTAGCAATTTCTTTCCCATTAGACAGATCGGATGATGTCTCTTGCGTATTCATCCTTCTTTTCTTACTTGTATTCAGTTTAACCTGGCAAGAACCATAAGCatgtttttcaatccttaatCATCTTAACTAATCAATTCGCACATCAAAAtcaatggttaaaaataataaaattaataaacaaaGCAGCTATCAACTTATGAGTGCGTACTAGTTGTTGCAACATGATCTTGTATCTTTGAACACAAAGAGCTTCAAGTTCATTTTCCTAACTTAGTTCTGAACTTGAGTATATGGATATTTAACCATGTACATGGGTATTTAACCATGTGCTTTTAAGCAACTAATTTGCATTAGGCAACCCAGCCTTCTCCCTTCTATCTCCTCTGCTGAATCTAAGTAACCATGACCAAAAGTTATGATGTTCAACAAGCAACAGGAACGATGCCCATCCTGCTTGATTGGTTTCCTTCTGAAAACCGTCGTCTGTGATAAGGAGTGAGTGACCATCTAGTGGAGTTTCTTGTTGATTATCTAGATGGTTGAGATGATCTATAGGGTCTCTATAATCTGAAtgtaaatcatctattaacaAGATTCATGAGATGGTGTGGATTTGGCTTATTGCCCTTGACTAGAACCAGATTCTGTTCATACCAAATGAAGCACATGCTAAGACAGATCATTGTTAATTATACTTTTACATCTGTCTTGGGCCTTTCCATTAGGAAACAGGTCAATTATTAGATACCAGAAATCTGCACTCAAGAATTCTGTTTTTAGTACTCCTAAATGACTGGATCCCGAGATTCTTTTTCAGAAAGAACAACCTTAACAGTTGATTGGCATGTATTTTATGAGTTGGTAAACCAACTTATTGACAGCATTTGCAGAGGAAAAGCTTAAACTTTGGATTTAGGTTGAGCTTCCAAATGAGGTTCCAAGGGAGGGTCTAGGTTGATCCTACTGCTGGATCTTTGAAGTTAGATTTAGTAAGGAAAAAGGGCATTGTATTAGTATTCAGGTCACTTGATTTAGAATATGGACAGAAAATCTGATCTCTACAATTTTACTGTTCAGTTCCAATCAAATGGTGATCAAAACAAAGAACCTATACACACACTTGCACATATACCACTACAAGAATGAAAACATCAATGAGTTCAAAATAAATGGTTTGCATGTCCATTCATTTCTGACCTGTATTTGCACAGACCTAACAAACTTCAATAGCATTACAGACATGTTCCATCTACCCTACAGCCAATAATAAACACATAcattatttaataatttttaatattcCAAGCACAAGGACTTTTGAAGTGATCAACCATCCTTGTGCCACACTCACCCAATATAGGCTAATCAAACATTTCTTGACCACACACAAGGAATTCCAAATACAAATACATATTGGTAGAAATAGGATGCAGTTCACAATTCAGACCCACAAGCTATTTATCTTTATAATACCTGCACTATCTTTATCTGTTTAGTTTAGTCTCTCCCCTTTGGGATAGTCAGAATGCATGGCATTCTAGTTAACTTTCAGAGATCTCTGCAGAAGTAATTAGCATCATTCTTGGTCATGAATGCAGGTGAAGAAACTTCACCAAGAGAAGAAGCTCGATATGCTTGTTAAAAAGGATCTGAAGAAAAACTACGACAGAACTGAGCTTGAGGAGATGGTTCAAGTATCTCTCTTGTCCACCAGTTCCTTCCAGGACATAGATCGAAGATGTCCGAAGTGGTTCAAATGCTTGAAGGTGATGGGCTTGCAGAGAGATTGGAAGCTTCTCAGAGAGCTGAAGCAATCAACTGCAGAGCTCATGAATTCCCCTCATCAGAGCGGTATTCGGATCTCACTGACGACTCTTCATTACTTGTTCAAGCAATGGAGCTCTCAGGAGCAAGGTGAATTACTTCTTAAAAAGGaataaattttaataaatataaaaaaggaaTAGATCCCATTAAGTTaagataaggttttggatgttgagTATAAAACGAAAATAGATCCCATTCCATAGATTTCCCCCCTCCCAaaataacaacaaaaacaaccataaccttatcccaactaaatggggtcggttacatggatccgatGGAAGACCGACCCACCaccccaaggaaaaaaaaaagaacttacatTGAAAGATACTGTTGTATGGTAGTCGTATCTAAAAGGTCCAAAGGTTTGCGATATTAATTTGACTGTACATAATCTGATTTGAGGAACTGAAATGATGTTATTTAGACATTCTGATTGCGTGTAAATCATGTTAATTTCTTTCTATAACAACAGACGTTCTGATTGCACTGTCCAACCAATGCCATTCCTATAACGAACAATTCCAACACATATTAGATAACATGCTTTAGATCAGAGAGCCTTATCTGCCAACAAATTATGTGAAGCCATCTGATTCCTCAAAATTGGATTTCCGCTCCACTGAAGTAGGGAGACTCAGTAAACCCAAGAGAACCTGAAGATTCTCAGtaccataaatattttataaaaccTGGAAGACACACAGACCCCAAGCTTCTAAACTAATATTTATGTTTTGAGACATTTCAGCAGTTCGACAATAAAGGACAGAGAagggagagatagacacaggggCTGGCTGATGTAGCCCACGCCAGCAGTTCAGAGAAACTTTTCCCTCAACTGCGTCAACAGTTTGAATATGGGCCCACTTCCCATGCACACATGGCTTCCATGCCTTACAATATTTTAATTCCATGTTAGATAACCTAGTTTCCTTCACATAACCATAGTATTGATCAACTCAAGAATAAGATCATTAACCTCTCTCTGCAATGACCCAACACATTATGTTAGAATACTATCAAAGGTCTGGCAAGCTGCCCAGAATCTAAAAAAATGTAAAGCCATGCTTTTAGACAAAGTTGTGCATAATTAAAGAAGTGATCAACATAGAGAGACACTAGCAATGCAATTTATTATGCCTGCTCGTGGTAAATTTTCTCGACATGATACAAATAATTTTTAGACTAACTCAATACTCCAcatagaatattcttttcattttcagaatattctttgtcttttcttttttcttttctttgtggaAGGGGGTGAGAGGTGATTGGGTGCTGGGGTCGGGGTTAAATTAAGCTACATGCACAATGGACACTGTCTATAGAATACAGACCCACAAGAAGTTGCAGGAAGAATAACAAATAACTACTGGAGATCAAAACTAGCGACTCTTTGCTCTATAATGAATACATGgacttaatttattttaaaccATATCGAAATTTTACTAAGCACTAATTTCTTTTACCCTCATACCCTATCTGGTAAAATGAGCACATATCCTAAAATCATATATGTACTCTcagatacaaaccctagttagcaaattcggattcgggaagtATTCGGATGgagaattattcagaataatttgattgattaatttacGGGTTCAGTCAAAAAAgtggtcaaaaaagcggtcaaaataaaaagcagattcggattcgagaattattcgtttacaaaaataaaagtcggacaaaaaattcggatattatttttataatttattgtatcttGGAGATCAAAACATGCAAATTCACCTCTATTGCTGTTGCTTCTAATCCTTTTTCCTTAGACTAATCCATTGAGGATGGATAAGTAGAGAGTACAGAGCTTATCCAATCATaattatcttttggtaatcCAATCATAATTATCTTTTggtatatattatttttcttaggCAAGCTCCATCCTTGAACAATTTCAGATTCGCTAAAATGTGCATGACTTTCTAGGATGGAAAATTTAAGGTTATTTTCAGGATGGAAAAATCACCATGGAAGCAATATCCAAATAAATCAAACGGTGCTAGAAGGATTCCGATCCAAATAAATCAAACGGTGCCTTTGACATAACAATTACTCAAGAAAAGCCCAACAGAACGAACGGTGCTAGAAGGATTCAGATTCAAATAGCATTAATAGTTAAAGACCATAGGCTGGTGTTAGAAGGAATGAAGGATTCAGATTCAAAGCTTGAAGAACTaaacactcaaaaaaaaaaaaaaggttaagaaGCACATACTTGTGTTCGTGTGCCTGCAACCAGCAGAGAAGAGATTCaagagactcaagactttaAGAATATTCGTGTACTCGGGTAGCCACTAGATGCAAAACAAAGGATTTGAACAGTTGAGTCTTGATACGAAAAATTGGGGAGAAATAAGATGGGAAAAGTGGAAAACCCTATTTTGGTCCagtggttttttctttttctttttttaagtgaGTTTAAgtgaaccgaataattcggtttggACCGatttattcgcgttttataatcaaattagaaaaaatcgtgaattttaccctttttttattattattcggattcggtcagaatttttcatataatttggaaaaattcagttcggccgaataattcgatCAAGCCAGAAAATTTCCTTCAATGGACTTATTCTACAAATTTCAAgttaaaatgactattgatgagttggtaaggaaagacat
The sequence above is drawn from the Macadamia integrifolia cultivar HAES 741 unplaced genomic scaffold, SCU_Mint_v3 scaffold1350, whole genome shotgun sequence genome and encodes:
- the LOC122063542 gene encoding uncharacterized protein LOC122063542 isoform X2; protein product: MPSSIFINYLMRAISSVCTSFTHSSHRRSLSPRRKGRRKMPIDFKTLTSPRFKTFLLLLSSLCIFYLLVDYRNRICMPPVLIRDTPQHPSSSQSPTSINHLVFGIASSSNSWQKRQEYVRLWWKPQSMRGFVFLDRIPQKADNASSDLNSKLDSNSLPILLVSGDTSRFPYTFKSGLRSAIRVARIVSEIVNQNLSDVRWFVFGDDDTVFFADNLGKTLSKYDHNRWFYVGSNSESFEQNSKNSFDMAFGGGGFAISYPLAKVLARVLDSCLVRYSHLYGSDARVFSCLVELGVVLTHEPGFHQIDIRGDLFGFLSAHPLTPLLSLHHLDAVKSIFPNMNQMQALEHLFKAVKVDPTRILQQTVCYDRSNSRTVSVSWGYAVQAFEGNHYLPDLISLQRTFMPWQRGRNSINSTHFMFNMRDFAKDPCKRPSIFFFESVLSGSHGIQSNYKRHIFGNCMDVSASKDLEQIRVQSQNLDLDIGENITFLLLCSWKAKA
- the LOC122063535 gene encoding L10-interacting MYB domain-containing protein-like, whose amino-acid sequence is MHSWNALLECILGQEPESFSEEPMIQPINFKVKLNTSKKRRMNTQETSSDLSNGKEIATNENACRKRKMETGKEIVKEPAFWTDDRKKHFIGILLEQARKGGKINTSFSRDAWDIILKQFNASKQTNYDMLAIKNCYRALRSAWITWKVLLTNNSGWGWCHQTQKVNPPTKQHWNDFKAKHKQAVQFLKGPLKFEEELDELFKGTDVEGKDAMCPKEDEKSSTHKKSIVYEVPVTEFNENIAESQPKRGVSKSSIMNTLDDDDEYVPEEIYSAPKKQKKVSTSGKRKSRKTTHAPSSENMTIPLSSLGEMANIRMNALTATSSVSGSVSDALKILDEMEEVSMGSDMYLDAMMLLEDPTKREFFLKMNPSIRFAWLRKVLNLKG
- the LOC122063542 gene encoding uncharacterized protein LOC122063542 isoform X1, with product MPSSIFINYLMRAISSVCTSFTHSSHRRSLSPRRKGRRKMPIDFKTLTSPRFKTFLLLLSSLCIFYLLVDYRNRICMPPVLIRDTPQHPSSSQSPTSINHLVFGIASSSNSWQKRQEYVRLWWKPQSMRGFVFLDRIPQKADNASSDLNSKLDSNSLPILLVSGDTSRFPYTFKSGLRSAIRVARIVSEIVNQNLSDVRWFVFGDDDTVFFADNLGKTLSKYDHNRWFYVGSNSESFEQNSKNSFDMAFGGGGFAISYPLAKVLARVLDSCLVRYSHLYGSDARVFSCLVELGVVLTHEPGFHQIDIRGDLFGFLSAHPLTPLLSLHHLDAVKSIFPNMNQMQALEHLFKAVKVDPTRILQQTVCYDRSNSRTVSVSWGYAVQAFEGNHYLPDLISLQRTFMPWQRGRNSINSTHFMFNMRDFAKDPCKRPSIFFFESVLSGSHGIQSNYKRHIFGNCMDVSASKDLEQIRVQSQNLDLDIGELRAPRRHCCDILPSSFDKVMDIGIRQCMDGELISMNS